A stretch of the Rhizomicrobium sp. genome encodes the following:
- a CDS encoding prolyl oligopeptidase family serine peptidase: protein MRFQSLLFASIALLATSTLAAPVDDDPNLWLSDIYGEKPLAWVKQQNATSEAALKSDPRYAQDYGTILKSLDVPDRIPLGQLDHGKVYDFWQDAEHARGIWRRTTAADYASKTPHWETLLDLDTLDAGEHAQFVWQGADCAPDGDRCLIRLSPGGGDAATVREFDLKTKSFVADGFALPLSKLNAAFIDENTVLVSTDFGPGTLTKSSYPRIVKLWRRGEALADARTVYEGTADDISANPVVFHGPYGTIALVERGLTFFTAEYRYVYPDGSTMKLPLPPGAELHGVTGGKLIFTLREPWTPPGAQKPLGRGALIAFAVKPYVLQKMQARFELLYTPGPRDAVDGVVAGRDAVYASIYDNVTGSVHAFRESNGHWSDTKLALPQGGSTAVLPADPWSGAAQFAFESFLTPPTLYATDGTSPPIAVKSQAPLFDASRYSAQQLWTISSDGTKVPYFLIRPKAAKGPVPTILYSYGGFELALTPWYWNDGHRPLDVGQVWLSRGGAIAVANIRGGGEFGPRWHQAALKQNRQKAFDDFAAVARDLETRKLATPKQLGIVGASNGGVLTTVTMTQHPELLAAVVCQRPLVDMLRYTRFGAGASWIDEYGDPDKPEDRAWLAKYSAYQNVKPDAAYPSILFITETSDDRVTPIWARMMAAKMEAQGHDVLFNESAEGGHGPGATNAAQAEMWALSYVYLKQKLGLK from the coding sequence GTGCGCTTTCAGTCTCTTCTTTTCGCCTCCATCGCTCTCCTCGCCACCTCAACCCTCGCCGCTCCCGTCGACGACGATCCCAATCTATGGCTCTCCGACATCTACGGCGAAAAGCCGCTCGCCTGGGTCAAGCAGCAGAACGCCACCAGCGAAGCCGCGCTCAAATCCGATCCTCGCTACGCCCAGGATTACGGGACGATCCTCAAATCGCTGGACGTGCCCGACCGCATCCCGCTGGGCCAGCTCGATCATGGCAAGGTCTATGATTTCTGGCAGGACGCGGAGCACGCGCGCGGTATCTGGCGCCGCACCACGGCCGCCGACTACGCGTCGAAGACGCCGCATTGGGAAACCCTGCTCGACCTCGACACGCTCGACGCCGGCGAGCACGCCCAGTTCGTCTGGCAGGGTGCCGATTGCGCGCCGGACGGCGACCGCTGCCTGATCCGGCTTTCGCCCGGCGGCGGCGATGCCGCGACGGTGCGCGAGTTCGACCTGAAGACCAAAAGCTTCGTGGCCGATGGCTTCGCGCTGCCGCTCTCGAAGCTCAACGCGGCCTTCATCGATGAGAACACCGTGCTGGTCTCGACCGATTTCGGTCCCGGCACGCTCACCAAGTCGAGCTATCCGCGCATCGTGAAGCTCTGGCGTCGCGGCGAAGCGCTTGCCGACGCGAGGACGGTTTATGAAGGCACCGCGGACGACATCTCGGCAAACCCCGTCGTCTTCCACGGACCATACGGCACCATCGCGCTGGTCGAGCGCGGCCTGACCTTCTTCACCGCGGAATATCGTTATGTCTATCCCGACGGATCGACGATGAAGCTGCCGCTCCCGCCCGGCGCCGAACTGCATGGGGTCACGGGCGGCAAGCTGATCTTCACGCTGCGCGAGCCTTGGACGCCGCCCGGCGCGCAGAAGCCCCTCGGGCGCGGCGCGCTGATCGCCTTCGCGGTCAAGCCGTACGTGCTGCAGAAGATGCAGGCGCGCTTCGAGCTTCTTTACACGCCGGGCCCGCGCGACGCGGTGGACGGCGTCGTCGCCGGCCGCGACGCGGTCTATGCCTCGATCTACGACAACGTCACCGGTTCGGTGCATGCCTTTCGCGAGAGCAACGGCCATTGGAGCGATACGAAGCTCGCCCTGCCGCAAGGCGGTTCGACCGCGGTGCTGCCGGCCGACCCCTGGAGCGGCGCCGCGCAGTTCGCCTTCGAGAGCTTCCTCACCCCGCCCACGCTTTACGCCACCGACGGCACCTCGCCGCCCATCGCGGTGAAATCCCAGGCGCCGCTGTTCGATGCGAGCCGCTACAGCGCGCAGCAGCTTTGGACCATCTCGTCCGACGGCACCAAGGTCCCGTATTTCCTGATCCGCCCCAAGGCCGCGAAAGGTCCGGTGCCGACCATCCTCTATTCCTATGGCGGTTTCGAGCTCGCGCTGACGCCCTGGTACTGGAACGACGGCCATCGCCCGCTCGATGTGGGCCAGGTCTGGCTGAGCCGGGGCGGCGCCATCGCGGTGGCCAATATCCGCGGCGGCGGCGAGTTCGGGCCGCGCTGGCACCAGGCGGCGCTCAAGCAGAACCGCCAGAAGGCGTTCGACGATTTCGCCGCCGTGGCGCGCGACCTGGAGACGCGCAAGCTCGCCACGCCCAAACAGCTCGGCATCGTCGGCGCCTCGAACGGCGGCGTGCTGACCACCGTGACGATGACCCAGCATCCCGAACTGCTCGCCGCCGTGGTCTGCCAGCGCCCGCTGGTCGACATGCTGCGCTACACCCGCTTCGGCGCCGGCGCCTCCTGGATCGACGAATATGGCGATCCCGACAAGCCGGAAGACCGCGCCTGGCTGGCGAAATACTCAGCCTATCAGAACGTGAAGCCGGACGCGGCCTATCCCTCCATCCTCTTCATCACCGAGACCAGCGACGACCGCGTCACGCCCATCTGGGCTCGCATGATGGCGGCCAAGATGGAGGCGCAGGGTCACGACGTGCTGTTCAACGAAAGCGCCGAAGGCGGCCACGGCCCCGGCGCCACCAACGCCGCGCAGGCGGAGATGTGGGCGCTGAGCTATGTGTATCTGAAACAGAAATTGGGATTGAAATAG
- a CDS encoding Pr6Pr family membrane protein gives MDRFGRIFAAIAAVFVWAVLLTELVLAVTAPQDGLGAAAALGRYVSSFTILANLFAAVALAAVAFDPHRAARANILTAILLYLTVVALVYLLEFHGALETKAGGLRMLLDAAIHDIVPALYLVFWLFLPKGTLGWRAPFAWLAFPLAYLVFMLVQGALTGHYAYPFLDLAALGAGRVAINSLGLLGIYLVVGFVLAGIDCALGGLPRRLPAASG, from the coding sequence ATGGACAGGTTCGGGCGCATCTTCGCGGCAATCGCGGCCGTCTTTGTCTGGGCGGTCCTGCTGACCGAACTGGTGCTGGCCGTGACGGCGCCGCAGGACGGTCTCGGTGCCGCCGCGGCGCTCGGCCGCTATGTCAGCTCCTTCACCATTCTTGCCAATCTGTTCGCGGCGGTGGCACTGGCGGCGGTTGCATTCGATCCGCATCGCGCGGCGCGCGCGAATATCCTCACCGCGATCCTCCTCTATCTGACCGTCGTCGCGCTGGTTTATCTCCTCGAATTCCACGGCGCGCTTGAAACAAAAGCCGGCGGCCTGCGCATGCTGCTCGACGCGGCGATCCACGACATCGTGCCGGCGCTCTACCTCGTCTTCTGGCTGTTCTTGCCCAAGGGCACGCTCGGCTGGCGCGCACCCTTCGCCTGGTTGGCTTTCCCGCTTGCCTATCTCGTCTTCATGCTGGTCCAGGGCGCGCTCACGGGCCATTATGCCTATCCTTTCCTCGACCTCGCGGCGCTCGGCGCCGGCCGGGTGGCGATCAACAGCCTGGGTTTGCTTGGGATCTACCTGGTCGTCGGCTTCGTCCTGGCCGGCATCGACTGCGCCTTGGGCGGCCTGCCGCGCCGCCTCCCGGCCGCATCGGGCTAG
- the ffh gene encoding signal recognition particle protein, which yields MFDSLQSRLGGVFDRLRGRGALTEADVDAALAEVRTALIEADVALPVVKDFIDKVRPRAIGEDVIRSVTPGQQVVKIVHDVLVETLGEENASLNLGSPPAPILMVGLQGSGKTTTSAKLGLMLQTREKKKVLMASLDVTRPAAMEQLRILGEQAQVATLPIVAGQTPLDIARRAMASARVGGYDVVILDTAGRQHIDEQLMLEVAAIREQVKPHETILVADSLTGQDAVNIAKSFNERVPLSGIILSRADGDARGGAALSMRAVTGAPIKFLATGEKLDALEPFHPARVAGRILDMGDVVSLVERAAETIDKEQAEKLAKRMKKGEFDMNDLAEQLRQMKKLGGMQGVLGMLPGVGKVKDQLAQSGMDDKLLTRQEAIIQSMTKKERSDPDLINGSRRKRIAAGSGVEVSEVNKLLKMHRQMSDVMKKMGKGGRAMQGLSALFGGGGGMPPGMMPKR from the coding sequence ATGTTTGACTCACTCCAGTCCCGCCTCGGCGGCGTGTTCGACAGGCTTCGCGGGCGCGGCGCGCTCACGGAAGCCGATGTCGACGCCGCGCTGGCCGAGGTCCGCACCGCGCTGATCGAGGCCGACGTCGCGCTCCCCGTCGTCAAGGATTTCATCGACAAGGTCCGCCCCCGCGCCATCGGCGAGGACGTCATCCGCTCGGTCACGCCCGGCCAGCAGGTCGTCAAGATCGTCCATGACGTGCTGGTCGAAACGCTCGGCGAGGAAAACGCCTCGCTGAACCTGGGCAGCCCGCCCGCGCCGATCCTGATGGTCGGCTTGCAGGGCTCGGGCAAGACGACGACCTCGGCCAAGCTCGGCCTGATGCTGCAGACCCGCGAGAAGAAAAAGGTGCTGATGGCGTCGCTCGACGTCACGCGCCCCGCCGCGATGGAGCAGCTGCGGATCCTGGGCGAGCAGGCGCAGGTCGCGACGCTGCCCATCGTCGCCGGCCAGACCCCGCTCGACATCGCCAGGCGCGCCATGGCGAGCGCCCGGGTCGGCGGCTATGACGTCGTCATCCTCGACACCGCCGGCCGCCAGCATATCGACGAGCAGCTGATGCTCGAGGTCGCCGCGATCCGCGAGCAGGTCAAGCCGCACGAGACCATCCTGGTCGCGGACTCGCTGACCGGCCAGGACGCGGTGAACATCGCCAAATCGTTCAACGAGCGCGTGCCGCTTTCCGGCATCATCCTCAGCCGCGCCGACGGCGATGCCCGCGGCGGCGCGGCGCTCTCGATGCGTGCCGTCACCGGCGCACCGATCAAGTTCCTCGCCACCGGCGAAAAGCTCGACGCGCTCGAGCCGTTCCATCCCGCCCGCGTCGCCGGCCGCATCCTCGACATGGGCGACGTCGTCAGCCTGGTCGAGCGCGCCGCCGAGACCATCGACAAGGAGCAGGCCGAAAAACTCGCCAAGCGCATGAAGAAGGGCGAGTTCGACATGAACGACCTCGCCGAACAATTGCGCCAGATGAAGAAGCTCGGCGGCATGCAGGGCGTGCTCGGCATGCTGCCGGGCGTCGGCAAGGTGAAGGACCAGCTCGCGCAATCGGGCATGGACGACAAGCTGCTCACCCGCCAGGAAGCCATCATCCAGTCGATGACGAAGAAAGAGCGGTCCGATCCCGACCTGATCAACGGCTCGCGCCGCAAGCGTATCGCCGCAGGCTCCGGCGTCGAAGTGAGCGAAGTGAACAAGCTCCTCAAGATGCACCGGCAGATGTCGGACGTGATGAAGAAGATGGGCAAGGGCGGCCGCGCCATGCAGGGCCTCAGCGCCCTGTTCGGCGGTGGCGGCGGCATGCCCCCGGGCATGATGCCCAAACGATGA
- the rpsP gene encoding 30S ribosomal protein S16: MALKIRLARGGTKKRPHYAIVVADSRSPRDGRFIEKIGFYNPLLPKDHADRVKLEVEKAGEWIKKGATASDRVHRFLANAGLVEPLAKNNPQKAKPKKKAQERAAANAKAAEAAAAAAEG, encoded by the coding sequence ATGGCTCTCAAGATCAGACTGGCCCGCGGCGGCACCAAGAAGCGCCCGCATTATGCGATCGTCGTGGCGGATTCGCGCAGCCCGCGCGACGGCCGCTTCATCGAGAAGATCGGCTTCTACAACCCGCTGCTGCCCAAGGACCACGCCGACCGCGTGAAGCTCGAGGTCGAGAAGGCCGGCGAATGGATCAAGAAGGGCGCCACGGCGTCGGACCGCGTCCACCGCTTCCTCGCCAATGCCGGCCTCGTCGAGCCGCTGGCGAAGAACAACCCGCAGAAGGCCAAGCCGAAGAAGAAGGCGCAGGAACGCGCTGCGGCGAACGCCAAGGCCGCCGAAGCCGCAGCTGCGGCCGCGGAAGGCTAA
- the rimM gene encoding ribosome maturation factor RimM (Essential for efficient processing of 16S rRNA) produces the protein MAGPSRDVLMAAVIGAQGLKGEVRVKAFTAAPEALARYGGLHTRDGRRFTVTAARGTRPDEAVLTLAEVSDRGAAEALKGTELYVTRAALPQPDADEFYHADLVGLRAEDVEDRVIGTVKAIHNYGAGDVIEIEIPGGDTVLLAFTRETVPHIEIDKGRIVVAVPRDDEAEREHGVE, from the coding sequence ATGGCGGGGCCGTCCCGCGACGTGCTGATGGCCGCCGTGATCGGCGCCCAGGGCCTCAAGGGCGAGGTGAGGGTGAAGGCCTTCACCGCCGCGCCCGAAGCGCTGGCGCGCTATGGCGGGCTGCACACCAGGGACGGCCGCCGCTTCACGGTGACGGCGGCGCGTGGCACCAGGCCGGACGAGGCGGTGCTGACGCTCGCCGAAGTGAGCGACCGCGGCGCGGCCGAGGCGCTCAAGGGCACCGAGCTCTACGTCACCCGCGCCGCGCTGCCGCAGCCCGACGCCGACGAGTTCTACCACGCCGATCTCGTCGGCCTGCGTGCGGAGGATGTCGAGGACCGGGTCATCGGCACCGTCAAGGCGATCCACAATTACGGCGCCGGCGACGTGATCGAGATCGAGATCCCGGGCGGCGACACCGTCCTCCTCGCCTTCACCCGCGAGACCGTTCCCCATATCGAGATCGACAAGGGCCGCATCGTGGTCGCCGTCCCACGCGACGACGAAGCCGAACGCGAACACGGCGTGGAATGA
- the trmD gene encoding tRNA (guanosine(37)-N1)-methyltransferase TrmD, with protein sequence MTWSAAVLTLFPEMFPGPLGISLLGKALQRELWSLEVRDIRDHGVGKHAKVDDTPAGGGPGMVMRADVAIAAIDAVERRDRPLIYLSPRGLPLTQARVAALAAGPGAILLCGRFEGLDQRAIDAREIEEISLGDFVLAGGEIAAMALIEASVRLIPGVLGAAESPAEESFSAGLLEYPQFTRPQAVEGLAIPDVLNNGNHKEIAKWRQARAEALTKARRPDLWTLYEKKKT encoded by the coding sequence ATGACCTGGTCCGCGGCCGTCCTGACCCTCTTTCCCGAGATGTTCCCGGGCCCGCTCGGCATTTCCCTGCTGGGCAAGGCCTTGCAGCGTGAGCTCTGGTCGCTCGAGGTCCGCGACATCCGCGACCACGGCGTCGGCAAGCACGCCAAGGTCGACGACACGCCGGCCGGCGGCGGCCCGGGCATGGTGATGCGCGCCGACGTCGCGATCGCCGCGATCGATGCCGTGGAACGGCGCGACCGGCCGCTCATCTACCTGTCCCCGCGCGGCCTGCCGCTGACCCAGGCGCGGGTCGCAGCCCTCGCCGCCGGGCCCGGCGCCATCCTGCTCTGTGGCAGGTTCGAGGGGCTGGACCAGCGCGCCATCGACGCCCGCGAGATCGAGGAGATCAGCCTCGGGGATTTCGTGCTGGCCGGCGGCGAGATCGCGGCCATGGCCCTGATCGAGGCCTCCGTCCGCCTGATCCCCGGCGTGTTGGGGGCCGCGGAGTCGCCGGCCGAAGAGAGCTTCTCCGCCGGCCTCCTGGAATATCCGCAATTCACCCGCCCCCAGGCGGTCGAGGGGCTGGCCATTCCGGATGTGCTAAACAACGGAAATCACAAGGAAATCGCCAAATGGCGGCAGGCCCGGGCCGAAGCGCTCACCAAGGCGCGGCGCCCCGACCTCTGGACCCTCTATGAAAAGAAAAAAACCTAG
- the rplS gene encoding 50S ribosomal protein L19, with the protein MNLLQTLEAEQMKAVRAKPHPEFRAGDTLKVNVKVVEVSYDEKAKAEKRRERLQAFEGVCIARQGAGLNESFTVRKISYGEGVERVFPIYSPLVDSVTVVRKGRVRRAKLYYLRGRRGKSARIAERQDNESTAGA; encoded by the coding sequence ATGAACCTGCTGCAGACGCTCGAAGCCGAGCAGATGAAGGCCGTCCGGGCCAAGCCGCATCCCGAGTTCCGCGCCGGCGACACGCTCAAGGTCAACGTCAAGGTCGTCGAAGTCTCCTATGACGAGAAGGCCAAGGCCGAGAAGCGCCGCGAGCGCCTGCAGGCCTTCGAAGGCGTCTGCATCGCGCGCCAGGGTGCCGGCCTCAACGAGAGCTTCACCGTCCGCAAGATCTCCTATGGCGAGGGCGTCGAGCGCGTCTTCCCGATCTATTCGCCGCTGGTCGACAGCGTGACGGTGGTCCGCAAGGGCCGCGTCCGCCGCGCCAAGCTCTATTATCTGCGCGGTCGCCGCGGCAAGTCGGCCCGTATCGCCGAGCGCCAGGACAACGAGAGCACCGCCGGC